The Malus domestica chromosome 10, GDT2T_hap1 genome contains a region encoding:
- the LOC103445410 gene encoding uncharacterized protein isoform X2: protein MALRYRRFREISRILPRIHSGDHLLQCRLVTKLSALSIIPQSYALERIDKGISQFSFRLSTTSKVSHERTGELDLLSFIKSTLNVLEGPCHCWLNRTKGGKDSFKRDGTFLVLAGRFLETSLTTSSEAAIMLEKMKSLQQRFPRLHIIGFVSGGSIHSAADRSHVIQYTLTEYITFPIILSNKNFTEMANGACCILFKGFKSPVVYHEKDMDLKVLSKAVEDLLVQDDRSSKSLTNLKSTWAKQPEIIKEPYADSLRNFLFHFPGCISADESGNRLFLSDSNHHRIIVFDGNGHILDCIGSSPGFEDGNFESSKLARPAASFYVAAEDCLYFVDSEFACGVSTKNHAIRKADMESRVLETIYPVGDTTKKSNQFWTWITTKLGLKRNAHTRTEGFDLQSLMYPWHLMKSIDDSLVVMNRSFDTLWILNLASGEIKEVVRGFLKILEVCGPQIMEKVALLKQMPHDWLQEQTKVVCSPELLPYAGLLSSFTTLQNHVILCDMVGQRILKLSEESGVCSTFQFSNFGILGLPYWLPSSLEKVYTNGGGVEGVIDHLESFSSLLPGRIGIQLNVEVPEDTELVEQLQEGCIWRQARGAATEVSRVEDVGGSSEKVGVAQQWYDELDNLALSISEPDPESTVEDESTTRETGFQDGKVHINCVVNTSPGTSEVIVYAVLYLKLKRKQEVAEDNQEKYAARIADILNSEKSGKLGRDSCLQLLLKSNRDLRDVIFMKPLHVRIKLDCLDHPKATNSKEIILTDTDVEVNVSLNL, encoded by the exons ATGGCTCTCAGATATCGGCGTTTCAGAGAAATCTCACGAATATTGCCGCGAATTCACTCCG GTGATCATCTTCTACAATGTAGATTGGTTACCAAGTTATCGGCTTTGTCCATAATTCCACAGTCATACGCTCTGGAAAGAATTGATAAGGGGATTTCACAAT TCTCTTTCAGGCTATCAACCACGTCAAAAGTATCACACGAGCGTACCGGTGAACTTGATCTTTTGTCCTTCATTAAATCCACATTAAATGTGCTCGAAG GTCCTTGCCATTGTTGGTTGAATAGGACCAAGGGAGGCAAAGATTCCTTTAAAAGAGATGGAACTTTCTTGGTTCTTGCTGGACGGTTTCTTGAAACTTCTTTAACAACTAGTTCCGAAGCTGCTATCATGTTAGAAAAAATGAAGTCACTTCAACAGAg GTTTCCTCGTCTCCACATTATCGGCTTTGTGTCAGGTGGGTCGATTCACTCAGCTGCTGATCGAAGCCATGTAATCCAATATACACTGACGGAATACATAACATTTCCTATTATATTGTCGAACAAGAACTTCACTGAG ATGGCAAACGGGGCATGCTGCATTTTGTTTAAAGGTTTTAAAAGTCCAGTGGTTTACCATGAGAAGGACATGGATCTCAAAGTTCTTAGTAAAG CTGTTGAGGACTTGCTTGTGCAAGATGATAGGAGTTCCAAGTCGCTTACTAACTTGAAAAGCACTTGGGCGAAGCAACCTGAGATCATTAAGGAACCATATGCTGATTCTTTAAGGAATTTTCTCTTCCACTTCCCAG GCTGCATCTCTGCAGATGAAAGTGGGAACCGCCTCTTCCTTTCTGACAGCAATCATCATCGGATTATTGTATTTGATGGAAATGGGCATATTCTGGACTGT ATTGGTTCCTCCCCAGGTTTTGAGGATGGAAACTTTGAATCTTCcaagttggcacgccctgcaGCTTCATTTTATGTTGCCGCTGAGGATTGCCTATATTTTGTTGATTCAGAG TTTGCATGTGGGGTCTCTACTAAGAATCATGCCATCAGGAAAGCTGATATGGAGAGCCGGGTTCTGGAAACCATCTATCCAGTGGGAGACACTACTAAGAAGAGTAATCAATTTTGGACCTGGATCACAACCAAGCTAGGTTTGAAACGCAATGCCCATACAAGGACTGAAGGATTTGATTTACAATCATTGATGTATCCTTGGCATCTGATGAAATCTATTGATGACAGTCTTGTTGTTATGAACCGAAG CTTTGATACTCTATGGATCCTAAATTTGGCCTCAGGAGAGATAAAAGAAGTCGTCAGAG GGTTCCTGAAGATTTTGGAGGTCTGTGGACCGCAGATCATGGAGAAAGTAGCGCTGTTGAAACAGATGCCACATGATTGGTTGCAAGAGCAGACCAAGGTTGTTTGTTCACCAGAGCTGCTCCCATATGCTGGCCTATTATCTTCATTTACCACCTTGCAGAATCACGTAATCCTTTGTGATATGG TTGGACAGAGGATTTTGAAACTAAGTGAAGAATCTGGAGTATGTTCGACCtttcagttttcaaattttggaaTCCTTGGACTGCCATATTGGTTGCCATCCTCATTGGAGAAAGTATATACTAA TGGAGGTGGAGTTGAGGGAGTGATTGATCATCTTGAATCTTTCAGTTCGTTATTACCAG GAAGAATTGGGATACAGTTAAATGTGGAGGTCCCTGAGGATACTGAGCTTGTGGAACAGTTACAAGAAGGCTGTATATGGCGCCAGGCAAGAGGAGCTGCTACTGAAGTGTCAAGGGTAGAGGATGTAGGAGGATCTTCCGAGAAG GTTGGTGTTGCTCAACAATGGTATGATGAACTGGACAATCTTGCCTTGTCGATATCAGAACCTGATCCAGAGTCAACTGTTGAAGATGAGAGTACGACTAGGGAAACAGGATTTCAGGACGGGAAAGTACACATCAATTGTGTTGTCAATACTAGTCCTGGAACAAGCGAG GTTATTGTTTACGCAGTGTTGTatttaaaactcaaaagaaagcaAGAAGTAGCAGAAGATAATCAGGAGAAATATGCAGCAAGAATAGCAGATATTTTAAACTCGGAGAAGAGTGGAAAGCTGGGAAGAGATTCATGCCTTCAGCTCTTGTTAAAATCAAACAGAGATTTGAGAGATGTCATCTTTATGAAACCTCTACATGTCAGGATAAAATTGGATTGCCTTGATCACCCGAAGGCTACTAACTCGAAAGAAATTATTCTAACGGACACCGACGTCGAGGTCAATGTATCGCTTAACTTGTGA